In Oncorhynchus keta strain PuntledgeMale-10-30-2019 chromosome 19, Oket_V2, whole genome shotgun sequence, a single genomic region encodes these proteins:
- the LOC127909404 gene encoding putative nuclease HARBI1: MKAQNCVFLSALTMACPFVRDVVDEEALVLRRAFRRERVFRDRLDPLAFPDDHLYERYRFSADGIRYLCRLLGPRIKHRTARSHALSVEQMVCVALRFFASGAFLYSVGDAEQLNKATICRTIRSVCLAIKALADVFISFPGHRRLCDIKEEFYRIAGFPNVIGAVDCTHIRIKAPSGAHEADFVNRKSFHSINVQMVCNADCVISNVVAKWPGSVHDSRIFRASEIYQCLSQGEFSGVLLGDRGYGCQPFLLTPFTDPQEAQQAYNHAHARTRARVEMTFGLLKARFHCLHKLRVSPVRACDITVACAVLHNVACLRKERAPRVPPAMDWDNPAIFPDDDSGPI, translated from the exons ATGAAGGCCCAAAATTGTGTGTTCCTTTCTGCTCTGACAATGGCATGCCCATTCGTGCGAGATGTGGTGGATGAAGAAGCACTTGTGCTGAGGAGAGCCTTCAGGCGAGAAAGGGTCTTCAGGGACCGGTTGGACCCACTGGCCTTCCCTGACGACCATCTATATGAAAGATACAGGTTTTCTGCAGATGGCATCAGGTATCTATGCAGACTACTGGGTCCCAGGATTAAGCACCGCACTGCACGGAGCCATGCACTGAGTGTGGAGCAAATGGTTTGTGTGGCCTTGCGCTTTTTTGCTAGTGGAGCCTTCCTGTACTCAGTGGGGGATGCAGAACAGCTGAACAAGGCCACAATTTGCCGCACAATAAGGAGTGTGTGTCTGGCTATCAAAGCATTAGCAGATGTCTTCATCTCCTTCCCTGGCCACAGAAGACTCTGTGACATCAAAGAGGAGTTCTATAGGATTGCAG GTTTCCCCAATGTCATTGGTGCAGTGGACTGCACACACATAAGGATAAAAGCCCCCTCAGGTGCCCATGAGGCCGATTTTGTGAATAGgaaatcctttcacagcattaatgTTCAG atggtctgcaatgctgactgtgtgatcagcaatgttgtggcaaaatggcctggctcagtccatgactccagaatctttcgggcctctgaaatctatcagtgcctatcacaag gtgaattctctggtgtgttgctgggagacagggggtatggctgccagccttttctcttgacacctttcacagacccccaggaagcacagcaggcctacaaccatgcccatgccaggaccagggccagagttgaaatgacctttggcctcctgaaggcacgctttcactgccttcacaaattaagggtcagccctgttagggcatgtgatattactgtggcttgtgctgtcctccacaatgtggcctgcctgaggaaggagagggcccccagagtgccaccagccatggactgggacaatccggcaatcttccctgatgacgacagtggtcCAATATAG